A single region of the Arthrobacter sp. V1I7 genome encodes:
- a CDS encoding phage holin family protein: protein MSSQTPEPPPSAAHAKADSTSLGDLLSDVTRELSTLMRQEIELAKAELKQSGTKAGKGGGMLAGAGVAGHFVLLFLSIALWYALGMLMGLGWSAVVVAIIWGIIAAVLASMGRKELKKIQGMPRTVETIQEIPPTLKPNEDKR from the coding sequence GTGAGCAGCCAGACACCGGAACCCCCTCCCTCCGCCGCGCACGCCAAGGCGGATTCGACCTCCCTGGGAGATCTCCTCAGTGACGTCACCCGGGAACTTTCCACCCTGATGCGGCAGGAAATCGAACTCGCCAAGGCTGAACTGAAGCAGTCGGGCACGAAGGCAGGCAAGGGCGGCGGCATGCTCGCGGGCGCCGGCGTGGCCGGCCACTTCGTGCTGCTGTTCCTTTCCATTGCCCTCTGGTACGCATTGGGGATGCTCATGGGCCTGGGCTGGTCCGCCGTCGTAGTAGCCATCATCTGGGGCATCATCGCCGCAGTGCTGGCATCGATGGGCCGCAAGGAACTCAAGAAAATCCAAGGCATGCCCCGGACCGTCGAGACAATCCAGGAAATTCCACCCACCCTGAAACCTAATGAGGACAAACGATGA
- a CDS encoding DUF3618 domain-containing protein translates to MSENPDAIRADIEATRARLGTNVDAVADKVTPSNVVHRQTDKVKDAVYGVKDKIMGVSDTATSKVHSATGSAGASIGSSIGDAGSAIADAPHQAAVKTQGNPLAAGLIAFGVGLLVSSLIPPSQKEREAAEALKSAAEPVTTQLTEAAQDMAQGLKEPAQEAVENVKATATDAVQTVKDEGQGSVSDVKASATDAKDHVQNT, encoded by the coding sequence ATGAGTGAAAACCCGGACGCAATCCGCGCCGACATTGAAGCTACCCGCGCCCGCCTCGGCACCAACGTGGATGCCGTGGCTGACAAAGTAACCCCGTCCAATGTCGTCCACCGGCAGACCGACAAGGTCAAGGACGCCGTATACGGGGTGAAGGACAAGATCATGGGCGTCTCGGATACCGCCACCAGCAAAGTCCACTCAGCAACAGGCAGCGCTGGAGCAAGCATTGGCTCCTCCATCGGGGATGCCGGATCGGCCATCGCGGACGCCCCCCACCAGGCCGCCGTGAAGACCCAGGGCAACCCCCTTGCCGCCGGCCTGATCGCCTTCGGCGTGGGACTGCTCGTCTCTTCCCTGATCCCGCCAAGCCAGAAGGAACGCGAAGCCGCCGAGGCGCTGAAGAGCGCCGCGGAACCGGTCACCACCCAGCTGACGGAGGCTGCCCAGGACATGGCACAGGGCCTCAAGGAGCCGGCCCAGGAAGCGGTGGAGAACGTCAAGGCCACCGCCACCGACGCCGTCCAAACCGTCAAGGACGAAGGCCAGGGCAGCGTCTCGGACGTCAAGGCCAGCGCCACTGACGCCAAGGACCACGTCCAGAACACCTAA
- a CDS encoding glycerophosphodiester phosphodiesterase family protein → MTTDESRDARPLVYAHRGSSGAFAEHTRAAYLQAIVDGADGVECDVRLTRDLHPVLVHDANLDRTSDGTGPVADRTLRELRRLDFSSWRGARIPAEYGGTSTQFLTLVELLDILRAAGREIGLAIELKHPSPYQLRLEDRVLDVLTAQGWEPATSMLGNIKVSFMSFSPDAVKHLLKSVPAEAVCQLVDDVDVDGIRVGLGLGAFTGGALANVMKAAHTEGVRILNNGEVGIAGPGVDYLRGHSRIVRRWLDSGRRFRVWTVDEEDDVALCQELGVHEITTNRPAQVLAQLTNGGRPPRRAPQSGASGDNRIRPG, encoded by the coding sequence ATGACAACCGACGAGTCCCGGGACGCCCGTCCGCTTGTCTACGCCCACCGCGGCTCCAGCGGGGCTTTCGCGGAGCACACCCGGGCCGCCTACCTGCAGGCCATCGTCGACGGCGCCGACGGTGTCGAGTGCGACGTCCGCCTGACCCGTGACCTGCACCCCGTGCTGGTGCACGACGCGAACCTGGACCGGACCTCGGACGGCACCGGTCCGGTCGCCGACCGGACCCTGAGGGAGCTCCGCCGGTTGGATTTCTCCTCCTGGCGGGGCGCCCGGATTCCCGCCGAATACGGCGGCACATCAACGCAGTTCCTGACCCTTGTCGAGCTCCTGGACATCCTGCGGGCGGCAGGCCGCGAGATCGGGCTGGCAATTGAGCTCAAACACCCCAGCCCGTACCAGCTCAGGCTCGAAGACCGCGTCCTCGATGTCCTGACGGCCCAAGGGTGGGAGCCGGCCACGTCGATGCTCGGAAACATCAAGGTGTCCTTCATGAGCTTCAGCCCGGACGCGGTGAAGCACCTGCTCAAATCCGTTCCGGCGGAGGCGGTCTGCCAGCTGGTCGACGACGTGGACGTCGACGGCATCCGCGTAGGGCTTGGCCTCGGGGCGTTCACCGGCGGTGCGCTGGCAAACGTGATGAAGGCCGCCCACACGGAGGGAGTGCGGATCCTGAACAACGGTGAGGTCGGCATTGCCGGACCCGGCGTCGACTACTTGCGCGGGCACTCCCGGATCGTCCGGCGCTGGCTCGATTCCGGACGCCGGTTCCGGGTCTGGACAGTGGACGAGGAGGACGACGTCGCACTCTGCCAGGAGCTGGGCGTCCACGAGATCACCACGAACCGTCCCGCGCAGGTCCTCGCCCAACTCACCAACGGCGGCCGGCCGCCGCGCCGGGCACCGCAGTCCGGAGCAAGCGGTGATAATCGGATCAGGCCGGGGTAA
- a CDS encoding DUF445 domain-containing protein, with protein MKLLAVSLLIAMAVIFLIAFGLQKQYPWLEYVRAAAEGGMVGALADWFAVTALFKYPMGLKIPHTAIIPNRKDQIGASLGDFVETNFLSEQVVHEKLASMDIARKAGTWLSGPGGAERVAKEGAAIIRGAFTVLNDDDVQAVIESMVRKHLLTPPWGPPVGRLAQRIFDDGHHHALVDLLVDRTVDWVRDNHETVSRLVTDRSPTWVPTFVDGLVGDKVYVEILKFTKAVQANPQHQVRLSIDKYLQELAQDLQHDPVMIARAEGIKAQVLGDPEVRELASRTWGTIKTALLTAVDDPHSELTVKFKAAVHDFGTRLVVDPELAGKVNKWIGDAAGYLVKTYRSDIAAVISDTVARWDGEETSQKIELQVGKDLQFIRINGTVVGALAGLAIFTVAHLLFG; from the coding sequence ATGAAGCTGCTCGCCGTGTCGCTGCTGATCGCGATGGCCGTCATCTTCCTGATCGCCTTCGGACTGCAGAAGCAGTATCCGTGGCTCGAATACGTCCGGGCGGCTGCCGAGGGCGGCATGGTGGGTGCGCTTGCCGACTGGTTCGCCGTCACCGCCCTGTTCAAGTACCCGATGGGCCTCAAGATCCCGCACACCGCCATCATCCCGAATCGGAAGGACCAGATCGGCGCCTCGCTGGGCGACTTCGTGGAGACCAACTTCCTCTCCGAGCAGGTAGTCCACGAGAAGCTTGCCTCCATGGACATCGCGCGCAAGGCTGGCACCTGGCTGTCCGGACCCGGCGGTGCCGAACGCGTCGCCAAGGAAGGCGCCGCCATCATCCGCGGCGCGTTCACCGTGTTGAACGACGACGACGTCCAGGCCGTGATCGAGAGCATGGTCCGCAAGCATCTGCTCACCCCGCCCTGGGGACCGCCGGTGGGCCGGCTCGCCCAGCGGATCTTCGACGACGGCCACCACCACGCACTCGTGGACCTGCTGGTCGACCGCACGGTGGACTGGGTCCGGGACAACCACGAAACCGTCAGCAGGCTGGTCACGGACCGCTCCCCCACCTGGGTGCCGACCTTCGTGGACGGGCTCGTGGGCGACAAGGTCTACGTGGAGATCCTGAAATTCACCAAGGCGGTGCAGGCCAATCCCCAGCACCAGGTCCGGTTGTCCATCGACAAGTACCTCCAGGAACTCGCGCAGGACCTGCAGCATGACCCGGTCATGATCGCCCGCGCCGAGGGCATCAAAGCCCAGGTCCTCGGCGACCCCGAGGTCAGGGAACTCGCGTCCCGCACATGGGGCACCATCAAGACCGCCCTGCTCACCGCCGTCGACGATCCGCACAGCGAGCTGACCGTGAAGTTCAAGGCCGCCGTGCACGACTTCGGCACCCGGCTGGTGGTGGATCCGGAACTGGCCGGCAAGGTGAACAAGTGGATCGGCGACGCCGCGGGCTATCTCGTGAAGACCTACCGCTCGGATATCGCCGCCGTGATCTCAGATACCGTGGCGCGCTGGGATGGCGAAGAAACCTCACAAAAGATCGAGCTCCAGGTGGGCAAGGACCTGCAGTTCATCCGGATCAACGGCACCGTCGTGGGCGCCCTTGCCGGGCTCGCCATCTTCACCGTGGCGCACCTGTTGTTCGGCTAG
- a CDS encoding LamB/YcsF family protein yields MDLNADLGESFGSWTMGDDAAMFPLVTSASVACGVHAGDPVTMLDTCRAAYELDVRVGAHIGYPDLAGFGLRALDMSFDDLFGSVLYQLGALDGVAHAVGASVDYVKVHGALYDRTVRDAEQASAVIAAVQAYDPGLPVLGFPGSALLAIAAESGHPVFAEAFADRSYLPDGTLVPRSQDGALLHDAGQIAERAVRLATKGEVEAVDGTVLRIEPHSLCLHGAAPGSILTAGAVRAALEQAGVELESFA; encoded by the coding sequence TTGGATCTGAACGCCGACCTCGGGGAGTCCTTCGGGAGCTGGACCATGGGTGACGACGCCGCCATGTTCCCCCTCGTCACGAGCGCCAGCGTGGCCTGCGGGGTGCACGCCGGAGACCCCGTGACGATGCTGGACACCTGCCGTGCCGCCTACGAGCTCGACGTCCGGGTGGGCGCCCACATCGGCTACCCGGACCTCGCCGGGTTCGGCCTCCGGGCACTGGACATGTCCTTCGACGATCTCTTCGGGTCCGTGCTGTACCAGCTCGGCGCCCTGGACGGGGTGGCCCATGCGGTCGGCGCCTCGGTGGATTACGTCAAGGTGCACGGCGCCCTCTACGATCGGACAGTGCGCGACGCCGAGCAGGCGTCGGCCGTGATCGCTGCCGTCCAGGCCTACGACCCGGGACTGCCGGTGCTCGGCTTCCCCGGCTCCGCCCTGCTCGCGATTGCAGCGGAATCGGGCCACCCCGTCTTCGCCGAAGCCTTCGCCGACCGCAGCTACCTGCCGGACGGCACCCTTGTGCCGCGCTCGCAGGACGGTGCCCTGCTGCACGACGCCGGGCAAATCGCAGAACGGGCCGTACGCCTCGCTACGAAGGGCGAAGTCGAAGCGGTCGACGGCACGGTGCTCCGGATCGAACCGCACTCGCTGTGCCTGCACGGGGCTGCCCCCGGGTCCATCCTCACGGCGGGCGCGGTCCGCGCGGCCCTGGAGCAGGCCGGCGTCGAGCTGGAAAGTTTCGCCTAG
- a CDS encoding MFS transporter, with translation MRAPRALRPFAHREYRVLIAALAISIFGSGMWAVAMVYEVIHLGGGPLELSLVAAAGSAGLVAFVLAGGIAADRVPQRLLIIGVEGANLAVIAGISGLALLGWLQLWHLALGAFVLGVGAAFFFPAYSAILPRILPPEDLLAANGMEGTVRPILQQAAGPAVAGILVAALSPSHAVTGVAACHLLAFGILNFLRPQHPLAGQEPADAAAGERVHASSLLHDLREGVGYTLRTPWLLWTLLWACISVLFLIGPIEVLLPFVVRDQLGGDSRMFGFLLAIMGVGSAVASLATASFPLPRRYLSVMMVSWGVGTLPIAAVGIMDSFWAVAAAMFVFGATGSVGMVIWGTLLQRRVPPHLLGRVSSLDFFVSLALMPVSMALAGPAAEVLPVWLIFLVAGGVCPLMAVVAMVVARMPQDELAHPLDRGLDRGADSGADRDPDSGRTAERT, from the coding sequence ATGCGCGCCCCGCGAGCCCTCCGTCCATTCGCGCACCGGGAATACCGGGTGCTGATCGCGGCGCTGGCCATCTCCATCTTCGGCTCCGGAATGTGGGCCGTCGCGATGGTCTATGAGGTGATCCACCTTGGCGGCGGCCCGCTGGAGCTCTCGCTTGTGGCCGCGGCGGGCAGTGCGGGGCTCGTGGCGTTCGTGCTGGCCGGCGGCATCGCGGCGGACCGGGTGCCGCAGCGGCTGCTGATCATCGGAGTCGAGGGCGCGAACCTGGCCGTCATTGCCGGCATCAGCGGGCTCGCCCTGCTCGGCTGGCTGCAGCTCTGGCATCTGGCGCTCGGGGCGTTCGTGTTGGGCGTCGGGGCGGCGTTCTTCTTCCCCGCGTACTCCGCCATCCTGCCCCGGATCCTCCCGCCCGAGGACCTGCTCGCGGCCAACGGCATGGAAGGGACAGTGCGGCCGATCCTGCAGCAGGCTGCCGGTCCTGCCGTCGCCGGCATCCTGGTGGCCGCGCTTTCCCCCTCGCACGCGGTGACCGGCGTGGCGGCCTGCCATCTGCTGGCTTTCGGAATCCTGAACTTCCTCAGGCCCCAGCACCCGCTCGCGGGCCAGGAGCCCGCGGACGCCGCCGCGGGCGAGCGGGTGCACGCCAGCTCGTTGCTGCACGACCTCCGCGAAGGGGTGGGCTACACGCTCCGGACCCCCTGGCTGTTGTGGACCCTGCTCTGGGCCTGCATTTCGGTACTGTTCCTGATCGGCCCGATCGAGGTGCTGTTGCCGTTCGTGGTCCGCGACCAGCTCGGCGGCGACTCGCGGATGTTCGGTTTCCTGCTCGCCATCATGGGCGTCGGTAGCGCTGTAGCCTCGCTGGCCACGGCGTCCTTCCCCCTGCCGCGCCGCTATCTCAGCGTGATGATGGTTTCCTGGGGAGTGGGCACGCTGCCGATCGCCGCCGTGGGGATCATGGACAGTTTCTGGGCGGTGGCCGCAGCCATGTTTGTCTTCGGCGCCACCGGAAGTGTGGGCATGGTCATCTGGGGCACGTTGCTGCAGCGCCGGGTCCCGCCGCACCTGCTCGGCCGCGTCTCCAGCCTGGATTTTTTCGTCTCGCTCGCCCTCATGCCCGTCTCCATGGCCCTGGCCGGCCCCGCCGCCGAGGTGCTCCCGGTGTGGCTGATATTCCTCGTGGCGGGGGGCGTGTGCCCGCTCATGGCCGTCGTGGCGATGGTCGTCGCGCGGATGCCGCAGGACGAGCTGGCCCATCCCCTGGACCGCGGCCTGGACCGCGGCGCGGACAGCGGCGCGGACCGGGACCCGGACAGCGGGCGGACGGCGGAACGGACCTGA